Part of the Triticum urartu cultivar G1812 chromosome 2, Tu2.1, whole genome shotgun sequence genome, GATCCGCCGATCAGTGCTTTCTGCAAAAAGATTACGGAAGAGATGGTGTTTTCTGCAAAAAAAAAAATGTATTGTAGTGGTTTTCGCAAACCTTGCCTTCAAAGTGGTGGTTTTGTGCAATTTAATCGTATTATGGCTATGCCGGTTGAGAGAAAAATGGAACATCTTGAGATGGGCCCTCATTTCGCACAACGAGCCCATGGAACAATTCGGCCTGAGCAAGACCCATTCAAGCATTTGAAACGTTCTCTGCCCCTCAAATTTTCTTTTCGAAACGTTCTCTGCTTTCAGTACTTGGTGTGGGTTCTTAAAAAAACAAAGTAGTTGGTGCGGGTGAGAACATTATACAGATATACGTACTACTCTTTAAATATTCTCCATCGGAATAAGAATTTGATTTCGGGAGCAGTTGGATGGAGTCACAGGCCTTGATTATGGTTAGCAGTACACGTCTGAGTACTCATACAAAACTTCACACTATTGTGTGGCTACAATACGTCACTTTAGTTACTTACAGAACATACAGAATATGCTCGGACATTTTTTTTGTCGTATATATGCGGAAGATATGAATTGACTTACAAAAAAAATGGTTAGAAAGAATTAGCTATCATCAATACTATATTGTGGAGGGAGACTCTTCATCATTGGCAGGTTGTTTCCTCGACAGGGCTGGGGAGATCAGTCTCCAAACTGCAGAGTGCAGAGGACAAAACGTCAGTTTTACTGCAGCAACAATGCTAGCCCGGACCATGTCCTCTGCAACCACATGCACAATAAGTAAATAATTCACAGTGAAGGAGGATTTGCAAATGCGACAGACAGTTTCCGAAAAAAACAGGATCCACATTCCTTagaattactccctccgttcacaaatataagatgttttggatatttcaatatggactacatacgaactgaaatgagtgaacaaacacactaaaactTGGCTTGTAGTGTACTGAAACTGAAAGTGAACAGAGGGGGTAGCTGTTTTGTGAAGCGGAAGCAAATGTTTCAGTTAACAGAGCTGCATGGAAACAACAGGAAATGGCGACTTACCGTATATGCAAAATGCCAGCCATTCATTCATGATCTTTACCCATGTGCTTGCCCATCCAACATCTATGCTCCATCTGTTTGAGAAATGGGAGGATGTTACTAGATGGAATGTGGCAATGAAGCAGTATGCCACTGAAGGCAAGAACTCAACTATATTAGAACCGCATCGACGATTAAGCATGTTGTCACTTCAAATTAGGAAAATCTCGTAACAGATGGAGCATCGACGATTAAGCATCGACAATAGGTAAATTTCTGCACAATGCGACTTACTTTCTTGTTATTGGATGGTTAAGCTCCCAGCTTATGAATAGCATTGCAAAATACATAGCCCCCACCGCAAACACAATGTGGAAAATCTCGTAGCTGTAGGGGACATCCTCTTCCAACCGGGTCTCATCACTTCGAAACTGGAAATATAACATTTTGTTAGTATCGTGGGTAATGTGTACAACACTAAGGGGATTCATGACAGTTAGTATTAAATAAAATTCTCTTTCAGATTTTTTTTTACTAACATAGATTTGCATGACCTTGAACGGGAGTGGGTTCTTCTTTAGTACGAGTATTATGTACTAGACTATAATTCTGATTCTTGGAATAACTGATTAAGGAGGTTCCAATAGCCCAACATTGGTTGCTTGATGAACTAACTGTATTTTTGATGCAATTAGCAAAAGAGCTCCACATAGTGGTGCTTATAatcaagaaaaatggcaaagcCCAGGTTGGTCCCTCCACCTATGGATGCGTGGAACAACTGATTGTTTGCATGAAATAAGGTGCCAAGAAACGATCATTTGCATACCAACTGAGAACTTGAATACTATATGCAGAAAACTCACAGTTAGAACTTACTTGAAAGGATCTGTTATTGATTCCAGTAGAAAATGTGGCCGACACAATGGAGCAAATCGCAATAATGAAGCTCTAGCAAAGCACAAAGCGATTAATTAGAACATCAAGACTGCATTTACTCGCACGAACTAAAAGAAAAGATATGCCCATCCAGAAAAAACAGTGAAATGCTTGCTTAACATATATTGCGAGTGCACTCTATCGGAAATATGTTGCGAACCCCACCACCCCCTACAATGCTACATGATGCGCATCACTAAGATATGTGTATGACTGAACCACCGACATAGTTGCGGTAGGCCCTTAATAAAGCTGAACAAATAGGATCCTCTCATTAGTTCAGGTGAGGCGCTAGGTGGTTTAgtttttttttttggaaaaggaggTGGTCTAGTTTTGCAGGCTGGGAATCTTTGTTTCTTAGTGGAGCAGGCTCGGAATCTTCAATCTTGACACCAAGAAAATGTACAGTGAAATTTCGGTGCTAATTTCAGGGTACAATAATCTCCCAAGAGTGCAACAAGGTGATAGTTTAGAAACTAACATTTTTCACTTACAATTATAGTAGCCCAATTACCATCCTTGCCAATTTTCATCTCAGTGTAGCACTTTCCAGTTCGTGGTTCGCTGCACATTGCAATTCATGAAAATGAGTCGTAAATGCAATGTTAAGTAGAAGGGCAAATGGGGAATATAAATCTAAGAATAAGATAATACCTGTGTAGTGCAGACCAACAAAGGAACACAATATATGAGCCCATTATTCCAGAGGATAGAAGACCCTCATTAACCTTTTTAGCAAACAAAGTAAATTAAAATCATATACATTATGAAGGTTGAAGCAATGCAAAGCAAGTGAACACGGACAGTTTTGGGTATCGGTTAAACATAGAGGTGCAGCACTGCAGCAATAGGGCACTAGTATTGATTGCAGTTGTAGAACAGTAGCACAGGCACACcaatgtactccctctgttccagaatagatgacccaactttatactaactttgtactaaagttagtacaaagttgagtcatctattttagAACGGAGAGAGTATACAATTGGAATGATCTGTTGTTCTGAACTTAGTAGGTTTCTAGAGTGGTAATGGGAAGAGATGGGATAGGGGAGACATCTGATCATTTGCCCCAAAGTTCATGTAACTTCAACCATTTGCCATTTATTTGAAATCTGCCTATTAGTTATGCTTAATACTACTTCAATGTTTTTTCTGAATCCTCTCTTTTGTCAACATTTATCTCAATTTAAAAGTTCCCGGTTGAATACTGTATCGCTAACTACTCTATAACTAAGTTGAGGCCTGGAGCTGCAATATTCTCGTACCTTTGAGTGCAGTGACACCGCCATCATTATCTTCACAAGGACTGCCGTCCATATAATAGTGAAGATGTTGAACACACATGATGAGTTTGGAACATACATAATATATAGCACGAGGATTCCGGCAAATGAGGCAATGAAGGAGACAGTTGACAAGAACAATCCGAACAGGCCGCTGAAAAGCACACAAAACATCATCCTTGTCATGGCCTGAAATAGTTTTAACATTGTGTTGAAGTATTGAGACACCAGAATACAGCTAATTAAATGTCCGAGCGTTCAATAATTATGTACCATTGATTTGATCCAGGAGCTGGCATCCAACGTTTATTGCACCATGATATGAGGTGGAGCATGCTTATAAGCTGGAGAATGAGAAATATCCTGGAGGAATACGAAACATAAATTAACTAAAACCTGTAATGCAACGTGAGTTTAGTGGAAATTTCAATACAATTGCAATATGCAATGGTTGAAACTTCTCAAATCTCAGTAATATAAACAAGAATCATTAAAATTACCCGGCACCCATTCGAGCAATTTCACCTGCAAAGGATATGGAGTAGATTTCTTCAGCCCACTAATGTTTAGGCTTGTTACTCAGATGCAAAGTTATAATGGAACTAGTGCTACTGAATCAATTAAACTTGGTTTTCATGTcatgttttcattttttttgtttcCAAATAAAGGATCTGTAAGTTGCCGGTTTGGCCCTGACACTTGAATCATAGCCTCTCTTATATATTGCTGAGAGAAAAGGGAGAATTGCCAATGTATCATTGCAAACATGCTAATTACTGCACTATCATTGAAAAAAAGTGAAATGGGATCATTATAACACTCTGAGTCTCTGACTAGGGTTAATGGGTTTGACCATAGTAAAATGACTATACCTTCCTTACAATAACAACATGTGACTTGATATAATAAATTCAAAAGGCAATAAGGTGTTGCTTTTCACCGAATGTCTCCTATTTTCTCTTATAAAATATCATATTGACGCTTTTACCTGCCCAAAATTTGTAAGCTCACCATTCACCAAACGATCTACATATAGAATTTCAGTCTTCTTAAAAATAATGCAAGCGTCTTTTTAAGTTTTAACCCGTTTTTTGTATTTCCACCTTGAGGTTAGTTTGGGTAATTTGTTCTAAAAAAGGCTACGTACCATTGGAAGTTTGACTATTTCTCTCTTTGTAAGAAATTTACAGTTTCCAAATACAACACCTTTGCAATGGTACACTGAAACGAAATGAACTTATTTTGGGTGAAATGTAGCAGATATGATGATTATCATCTGAAGGAGAGGCAACATTTTTTAGTGTATCATTGGTGCACATCTATTAAGGTAACCATGCCATTCACTCTTTGCAGCAACTACAATGTGGCATACCACACAAGTGAGCAGAGAAGTGACTACTGTTAACTAAGTGACAGTTATGGGCCGAAAAGAAACTTACCATAGAGCTGGATGAAGATGTTAGGGATGATAAACGGGGTGACGATTGACACGGCATACACCAGAAACTTGAGGGTCCAGCATCCAGAATGCCACGAATTACGAACTCCCTGGAGCTTGCGTGTTCCAAATGTTGTGGCAAACATCACCCAGAAAAATATCTGCCGCTTGATGTAAGGAAGTGAACAAAAGGAACACAAACTCAAAGGGCAGTATGCAGACTGCAGCCAGAAATTCAGGTGCAAAACAAAAGAATTCCTATCCACTTTGTAGTTTAAACCAAGGATACGAAGCAACCCAAGCTAACCCGGAGCACCCCTCCAGAGCGGAAGCATTTGGAGTCCCCTGCTCCACAGACCGGGATATCTGAAGATCACAGCAGACAGCAGATCAGTACAGAGCACAGCAGATTCAGAATGTGTCGTCCATCGTTGATGGCAAATGCAGAAGGTTTGGAAGGAAATGCGGAGGGTGAACGTACGGTGCAGTCCGCCGAGCAGCTTGGCCCCGTAGTCCCTGATGAACCAGGCCAGCAGGTTGGTGGCGAAGAAGATGAGCCCGTAGACGTAGCGCGCCCTCAGCGACTGCCCCTTCCTCGCCTCGTACGCGCCGCTGTCTCTGTACAGCTCCGGCGCTTGTATCTTGATCATATCCCCTCTCGTAGACCCAATGCCGCTGCTGCTCTCGGCAAGCAAAATGGTCTTCTCACTAAGCTCGAGTCGAGTTCTGCGGAATTCACAAGCCATGGATCGATGAGGTCACCGGCTCGCTGAAGCTTAAACAACAATGCCATCCGGAATTCGGACGGGCGAGGAAGGGAGGGGATAAAGGAAGAAGGAGCAGGACTCACCGGCGGTGCTACAGCTCCGGCGGCGGAGGGAGACGGCTCCACGGCGGTGCAGAGCTGGTGGTGCTTTTTTACTTGGCTCTGTCTGCTCCGTCCCCGTCTCACTCGGGTCAGGGCATGGCTTCACCTGGCTCAGACGCGTGCCTCTTTAAAACATGCACGGCAGGCCCGCCGGTGGGCGCGGCCGCTCTCTCTGGTCGGAGTACAGCGGTCTGGACCGCCCGATGGGAGGATCGCAGGGCTGTGGCGCACTGACGGGTCACGGCCATGGGCCCCCCCGCCGTTGCTCGGTACGGCACCCCATTGGTTTCTAGAAGCGGGCGCTGCTCCACGCGTCCTGCGCCGAGACGACCGTTGGGGCGCGGCGATGGCGTTTAAAACCGGAGAAGAAAACGACCTCACATCACATTTGTGGCAGCGTTGGCTGTGCTTTCGCCGAGCTAGGGTTAACCTAAAGAATTTGTCCAAGAAAGGGGCTAATGTAAGGAAGTTTTGCTGGCCAAGCTGTTTGTTGCCCGAACGAAACCAAAATCTCAACCTCGTGCGCTTTTGTTTCCCGTGGTTTGGTATTGGTTCACTCGTTTGGGAAAGTTGTTGCTGCTTTTAGGAGTTTCATTTCATGAGGTTTGGTGAACGAATATTAGTACTCCAATCCAATAGATGGCACTCGAGATTTGATGAAGTGATAAAAGGCGTTTCCACTTACACCACGATGTTTCTTCTACTTTTTTAACACAGCACAAACGCATACCCTTATCCAGAAACAAGAATCAAGGGAGCTCCGGGACGCCCATAGAGATTAGACGACTCCGGCCATCCGTTTCAGTTGCCTGATGCGTTTTCGGTCATTGGATCTCACGCATGGAAGAGCTCAGCCGTTGGATAAAAAAACGACGTTGTAGCAATGAATAGTGCGCCCTTTAGTGAAAATATCACGTGTCACCACCTGTAATTTCCATGCCCCGCCGAGGGCACCAGTGGTATTTCCATGGCCAGTGCCACGTGCCTTACATCTATTTGCTGCTCCATCCTCAATTAGGGGAGACACTAGGGTTCGGTctctctctttcctctcattCTCTCTCACAATCCCgcacatctctctctctcccgccaCCGTCGTTGGCACCACCGTCGGCATCAACCGCAACCAGCTGCTCGCATTCCTTTCTGTCTCGCTGCCCCTTCCCCAtagctcctcctcctccattgCCAGGAGAGGCTCAGCCTTGCTCGGGCCGCTGTCCGCTCGTCAAGTTCATGTGTCTGCATCGTCGGGAGGAGCGGAGGCTGCAGCTCACGCATATACTCCTTCGTGGACTGCAGCGGGCACGGCGCTCGGTGGACGCGTCGAGCAGCAGCGGATCTGGACGAATTGGTCCAGTGGTGGGAGGTTGACGAGCACTAGATTTTTTCTTTCAATGATAGGTGGACCCCATAGGGCCACACATTGATGATAACGTTAGTCAACATCGTCATTACTTAGGCGGTGACATGTCAGCCTGACTAGCAGGCCCAATCTGTCATAAACATGCTCAATCGAGCCAAATCCGCCGATCAGTGCATTTTGCAAAAAGATTATGCAAGACATGGTGTTTTCTGTCAAAAAATGTAACGTGGTGTTTTCTACAAATCTAGCCTTCAAAGTGGTGGCTTTCTGCAATTTACTCCCCAGGTACATGCGACAAGCCAGCCCACGCCGCACCAGAACAACAGCAGCTTCCATAGAATGGCACATACCAGCAGAACCACCACACTCCCAGCAAACAGAAGATTGTACTAACATGGAAAAACAATCTAGCACGCGGACACAGCAGAACAGAACAAGCATCAGGTGTGGACAGCCTAACCCCGTGCAATGGATAGAATGCTCATTATGTTTACATTGACAAAAAGGGTAAATTACAAAGCAACCACCACCAAGTTGATAAGTACATCACACTGTTGTAACTTGTAAGTCACTCAGTTACTATACAATGACTTGACAAGTCTATAGAATGCAAATGTACTTTAGTTCCACTAGAAGAAAAGAAAGGACACGTGTCCTAAGAATCTGCGGACAACATATCCATATAATAGAATGCCTCATGTAATCCCCTTGCCACTGGTATGCCTAATCAACATTTTCTTGCCGTTCCTTAGGGTGCTGGTAATGATAAAAATTCCTGCAGCGACTGAAAAGAGCCAAACTTGCATCTTCATGG contains:
- the LOC125538953 gene encoding probable serine incorporator isoform X1 — encoded protein: MIKIQAPELYRDSGAYEARKGQSLRARYVYGLIFFATNLLAWFIRDYGAKLLGGLHHIPVCGAGDSKCFRSGGVLRVSLGCFIFFWVMFATTFGTRKLQGVRNSWHSGCWTLKFLVYAVSIVTPFIIPNIFIQLYGEIARMGAGIFLILQLISMLHLISWCNKRWMPAPGSNQCGLFGLFLSTVSFIASFAGILVLYIMYVPNSSCVFNIFTIIWTAVLVKIMMAVSLHSKVNEGLLSSGIMGSYIVFLCWSALHSEPRTGKCYTEMKIGKDGNWATIISFIIAICSIVSATFSTGINNRSFQFRSDETRLEEDVPYSYEIFHIVFAVGAMYFAMLFISWELNHPITRKWSIDVGWASTWVKIMNEWLAFCIYEDMVRASIVAAVKLTFCPLHSAVWRLISPALSRKQPANDEESPSTI
- the LOC125538953 gene encoding probable serine incorporator isoform X2, with the protein product MIKIQAPELYRDSGAYEARKGQSLRARYVYGLIFFATNLLAWFIRDYGAKLLGGLHHIPVCGAGDSKCFRSGGVLRVSLGCFIFFWVMFATTFGTRKLQGVRNSWHSGCWTLKFLVYAVSIVTPFIIPNIFIQLYGEIARMGAGIFLILQLISMLHLISWCNKRWMPAPGSNQCGLFGLFLSTVSFIASFAGILVLYIMYVPNSSCVFNIFTIIWTAVLVKIMMAVSLHSKVNEGLLSSGIMGSYIVFLCWSALHSEPRTGKCYTEMKIGKDGNWATIISFIIAICSIVSATFSTGINNRSFQFRSDETRLEEDVPYSYEIFHIVFAVGAMYFAMLFISWELNHPITRKWSIDVGWASTWVKIMNEWLAFCIYVWRLISPALSRKQPANDEESPSTI